A stretch of DNA from Sugiyamaella lignohabitans strain CBS 10342 chromosome B, complete sequence:
AGCTCGCTAATCCCGCAGTATCTTTGAATTTTAGAAAAAATAGTAAACCAGTTCCTTGGACACCTGTAGCCAGGGACacccgacgcccgactcgagcgcagcgagaggagccacggggtctggggcggagccccagccgccggaggcagtcagaGTACCCCAGGGTCCTCAGGGCCCACAGAGATCGCAGCAGTGCGTTTAAGAGGATATGCAGTTAGAGCGAAGTCCCAACGCGGTCAGTGAAGTTCACAAGATTCGACTTAGAGTAGTAAGTACTCTTACTCGCTTCGATACTGAGTATATCTGCGGACGGTAGATGCTGGAGTTTTGactgtttttgatttgatttttttgaagggtgtattttgaatttggcAGTTGTATTCTGGGAAGTGGCAGAAGTAGTGTTGGAAATTATTACACAACATTTTGGAAGGGATATTATCATATTTCAAGCTGCAATTGTATATACATTGAGGCATCCACCATACAGACCAACGACAGAACAATAATTCAGTTGCTAGggctgttgatatttcttgatttcaagtGGGTACCATGGATCCGTCTGTGATGCTACGGCTATGGTCGTCCAACGATCCACAAAAGCTTCACATTTTGGCCAAAGATATTGAGACTCAAGGAACATGGCAGGCCTACTTGTCGGCCCAGGAACACAAGATCTTCGAGTATGCGGTCGAAAGAGGTGGTGACCTTTGGGCACAATTCCTTCAAGGAACAGTTCAATGCTACGTAGAGCATGTCCCCTCGACCATTAATGGTATGGCCAATGGAAATTTCTCTAGCAACTCTCCATCTGCCAATGGCGGTGGATCAGGTGCTGGTTTCAGTAAACGGACTAATGGCCATAGTAGTACTAATATGAATGGAAACGACGACTCACCCTACACGAGTCCACATTTCTCTCGAGTATCAGGCACGCCACAACCCAACTCAGGACCTACGTCATTTCTTGGAaagtcagcagcagctgctagcGGGCTGTATCACAGCAACTCACGAGCTGGTTCAGCAGGGTCAGAACACGGCGGGGCAAATACTACAGgcactggtgctggtaatgTTCCTACTGTGACGACAATAGATGGTCTAACATTGGCGTTCCGAGTAAGATACATGTTATACGACAAAAGCTTGGGCCTGCTGTTCCCGGCCATTGGCAAATACATGCCATTCGACTTTGATTCGGCGCTATTCGAAGACAATTCCAAGTCAGTCGCTGAAGCACTAGCTGGGAGCCCGACAACAGCTGGTGCCAGCAGGACATCAGCGCGACCAGTCGACGATGACTACGATttcgacgacgaagacgaagacgaggacgagCAACCAACCGACAAAATGCAGGTCGATAACGACAGCCAACGAACTACTAATGACACTAATAACGAACAAAACCAAGAACCCGACGAGGACGGCAAACTAATTATCAGAGGTAAGCTTTTCACGGGGTGAcacgtgcctccggcggccgggctctgcccggacccgtagtgctcgcttcgcgagcttccCGTGGGGGAAAGGTTGGTTGAGAAAATACTCGCGAAGCGAGTACCAACCGGTCCACGCGGATCCCggctgccggaggcatgcccaCCGTCGCAGAACGAGCGACTAACGCGGATAGTGACGCTGGAAGACGACGATACCGACAAGAATGAGAGTAAAAGGACAAAAGAAGCCATTGCTAATTTCAAGCGGGTGTACCATACGTTTGAGAACGATCGTGAAAATCTGCTGAAACAGCGCAAGTTAGAGGAGTCTGATAGGCAGGTTGCGTCGGAGGAGGCTGCGAATGCCGAAGCCGAGGCTAATGAGGCCAGAAGCAAAGCAGACGGTAATGAAGCAGGTACTAATGGAAAACCTGGAGCCGTTGCCAGTGCGACTGCCGGGCCTGATAAAATAGCAAGTACAGCGCAGTTTGGAGCAGCTAATTTGAGTTTGAAACATCTGTTGGCCACAATCGAGGCCAAGAGGGACCAGAACAGTCTGACTGATTTAGAACTAAAAAACCTGATTTCGGACGTGCGGAAAAACCGGTCGAAATGGGCTAGCGAGGATAAAATCGGCCAGGAAGAGCTTTATGAAGCCGCTGAGAAGGTCGTATTAGAATTGAGAGGATACACTGAGCATTCAACTGCGTTCCTTAATAAAGTCAACAAAAGAGATGCACCTAATTATTTCAACATCATTAAAAAGCCCATGGATCTGAATACCATCAtgaagaaactgaaaaCGTTCCAGTATAAAAGTAAAGACGAATTTGTTGACGACTTGATGCTTATCTGGTCCAACTGTTTTACTTATAACACGGATCCCAAGCACTTTCTAAGAGCGCATGCTTTGGCAAtgcagaagaagacattTACACTGATTCCACTGATACCTGATATTGTTGTCCGAGACCGGGCAGAGGTCGAAGcggaagaagctgctgcatTGCGAGCTGCTAATATTGCTAATGGCAATGCCAATGGTGAAGAGAGTGGAGATGATAGTGCCCCAGGAACTGCTGGAGgtcttggtcaagtcaGTGGTAAACATGCTACCAAGGGAAGAAAGCGGAAATTAGACAGTTcagaggaagaggagatGAAAGAAGGTACCGGCGGTGTTCCTCCGCCATTTGGTAGTCCAATGCAAGTAGctgatgttgctggtgcttctggtaaTGCTGAAACTGACGGCAATGCaagtggtgctggtgggcCTTCAACACCAGCTCGAGATAGCCCATTCCCGTCTCTTACTGGGGCTTATTCTACACCGACGCCTGGACCAGGCGATATAGACATGGAATTGAATGAAAGTATGAAGGAAGAAAGCAAGGAGCCTGTTTATGAACTGGATGTCGAGTCTCAAGTATGGCAGAATGTGTACTCCAAACAACGATCGGTGTATTGTGGCAAGCGAAGtgaacttttcaaagatGACAAGATTCAACTGGATGCTGAAGCAAGTGCACGAAAATCTATTTCAATGGGCAAATTCGAGGAGAATTTAGATAAGATGTTCAAACCCGAGGAGcaggatgaagatgaacaACATCCTCGAAGCAGGTTGTTTAGAGGCAGTCGCAGTCTATTAGACTCCCTAGAGACTGACAAAGAACAATTCATCATGGAATATGAAGTGGCTGCTGGACTGCCCTCACTTCCAGACCGTCTCACAAGATACAATCTGTTCGATAGGGAAGGAGATGGGTCAAAAGATGATGGCCAggatgatattgaagatgaagatttTAGAGCTCTTACACTAGAAGATATTCCACCTTCAGGATTCATGGTTCAGACAGGGCTGGGTCCTAAGATGCTCAATAATTTGCAAGAAATCCAGCAGATTCGCAAAGTATGTTCGAAAATCGCTCTCATCAGACAGATGCAACAGCAACCATACATGCATGCCAACCAGATTGAACCATATAATCCTATTGAAATCGAGGAGCAGGATCTAGATCTCGCATCTCGTCTACCTAATCGCGATCATTACAACTCAgaggtagcagcagtatctATGAAAAAGGCTATGAGCAAGCTTGCCATGCACGGAGGTTTCGAGGTGACGGAATCAACTGCAATCGAAGCTCTTACTgaaattgctgctgattatATGGGCAAACTAGGGAAAATGATTATGGCATATATGGAAGACTGTAGCGACCGCAAGCGTCCGTTGGAGACCATTCTCAATATTGTGCTCCGTGAAAATGGCATTGAGAGTTTGTCGTCGCTGGATTCGTACGTTCATGACGATATAGAACGTCATGGCACGAAACTACAGGATCTTAAACGGAAGCTGACCCAGTTCACTGCTGACCTGCTTCGACCAGGCATCACCGAACTCAACGACCGGCAGTTTTCCGATAACAGCGACCAATTTCTTAACGGAGATTTCTCAATGGAGCTTGGCGATGATTTCTTCGGATTTAGAGAACTCGGTCTTGATAAGGAGTTTGGACTGCTCACTTCCTCTGTACCGTTCCACTTGTTACACGGTCGTCTTAGCGCCTCGTTCTCCAACCAAAACGACCAGCCTGTCAACACCGAGAAGCTGCAGCAAGTGCCAGAATATCCTGCCATGTACCTGGACCATGCCAAGGGACAAATCGGGCTTCTGCGAGGATTTTTCATTGGTCGTTTGGAAGCGTCGACGTCGGACCAACTGCCCGAAGGCGACCAACTGCCGCCCAAACAGCGGAACACGCGACCCAAACTACCACCCACTGGAAAAATCTCCGGTCCCAAAAAGAAGCCATTATCGCGAGTCTTCTTCCGACCGGAACCAAAACCAGAACCCAAACCAAATCCGCCTGTCGAGGACAGTACAGCCACCAGCAAACCAAACGCTGGCCCCAAGCTACCCCAATCACCACCCACCGCGGTTCCTGCCACGGCATCTGACGACATGCTCGACAACATGGACATGGACGCGTCCAGCGACCTCGGTCTCAACGACGAATCTATAGACTCGCTCTTCTAGCCATCATTTATTCACTATTTAAAAGCTCATGTGTACATTataaaatttttttaattttttcgTGGGACGGGGtccgcctccggcggctggggctctgccccagaccccgtggctcctctcgctgcgctcgagtcgggcatcGGGGTGTCCAGAACGTTGGGGTGGAGTTGGAccgggaccgtcgacgcccgactcgagcgcagcgagaggagccacggggtctggggcggagccccagccgccggaggcaggctgTCAACCCGAGAGTTACTATTCGTACATGAATTAAGCTACATTGGCAGTGTCGTGCTGAGcgtcagggtctggggagGAGTGTTCGGACGAGGAGGAGGCTGATGAAGCGTATGATTCGGACTCAAAGTACTCGTCGCCGTCATCAGATAATTTTTGTGATTTGTCAGTTTCAAAAGAtgcttttgtttcttcGGTCAAAATGCCGCCATCCGGGTCATGGGTGACTGATTTGGAGCTCTGGTCGATTTCGTCGTCCACGGTGATGAGAACTTGGCCAATGCCGTTGCTAACAGTTATGGTGGCTTTGGCTATGAGCCTGCCGTCGATGTCCAGCACGTGGATGTTGTCAGCATGAAAATCGCCAGATCCACTGATGGCCACTCCGCCGTAGCTGTAAAAGCCGTTGCCAATGTCGTTGAGCAGACCGTCTCGAATGAACTCCAGTGTTGAGGCATATTCTTCCATGATGGGAGTTCCTGTAGTATCAACAGGTAGACTGTACGGGATCATAATATCCACACCGGGTGCTGGATAGAGCAGTGCAGGTTCTTCAGGTTCTGCTGGTTGAACGGGGTATATTGGAGGGTCAATGTCCAGCAAAGTCCTCGCGTCTGTATATTTTAATCCCCCAGATAGTCTGAAGATATCGTCAGCTGACGTTTGTAGTAGCTCGCTATTGCTGTTTGTTTGATCTTGATCAGATTGCTCGTCAGATGCCATCAGCAACTTGGTCAATTCGTTCTCAGAATTAACTACTCTCCGGCACTTGATTTCGTTCACACCAGGATCCTTTGGTGGTACGAACACAAGGTCACTACACAGTCGTTTGGTGTTAATAACCATTCTGTAGTAACAAGTACGTACTTCTTTGATAAGAACGATAGTGTCAATTATGGTTTTGGGGTTACACAAGTACTGCACTTCAATACTTCGGGGCCCGTCAATCAAGTCACAATCTGTTCCATTGCCTAACAACTGTGAGGCATAGTAGgcaccaccatcatcacTTCGCTTGATGGTGGTAATTCTATCAACAGTAGTCAGTCCATTCTCAAATTTGCCAAGAACATACGAAGGAACTCCCTTTTCTGGCTCTGGCGGCTTGTCTCTAGACAGTTGAGGAGCAGCATGGAACTGGGTGATTTCATGCCCGTAACAGATCGAGTAGGTCCAGTATCCTGCGTTATAATATAAACAGCCATCAGACAGAGGCTGAAGTAATTCTAGAGCTCTAGATTTCGATGATTCTAATGACGATGGTGAAATCAATGGGGTCAATTCTTCATTAGTAGTGGCAACAATATCACTTGCAGGTGTACTACTATCGTCATTGTTCTCTGAGTTAGGATAATGAACATCAGTCTCATCATGGCCATCGCTTTCACCTATCTGTTCAACGGTGCTAGCATCTATTGATTTCGAGTTCGAGTCTTTGTCATTGGCAGATCCGGTATTGTGAGTTGTTTTAAGCTCAATTGACCGAGACAATGGCACTCGAGGGATCTCACAGAAATATTCGTTACCATGCAGAGTCATGAATTTGTACTCCATTGGCGATGCTATATGATTTTCAAATTGTGCTTCATTTCCAAAAAAATGCTGCTCTTTATTCACATTATCGGTTCCCTCAGCTTGTATAGCTAAATGACGAGCTCCATTGGGTGACCAAAAGTAATTCGTTCCTGTGGCTTCAGCTTCTTTCTGGAATTTCAACACCTCTAAAGCATCCTCTCTTAATATATAGTTATCATAGATGCTTTCAGGCTTGTTTTCTGCCAAACCATCTCCTCGAACTGACACTCCAAACTGTGGTCTGGCGTATATATCAGTATAGACATTGAATCCAACAGGTCCTAGTTCAGCACAGTTCGCCAGAGAAGCTGCCACCACCCCCAGAAACAAGTGTTCTCGTCTCATGTTCAATACACTTGAATCCACTTCAGTCCGTCGTCTAATGCTCTGCTAACAATATCGTAAACAACTCCTGAACAGTGATTGATTTATATCGGAATGAgtcttctccttctctcCTTTAGTAATTATTATGAACCACTCACTATTCCAATCTAGTTCTAGTATTGTATTCTAAGTTGTAGTTTATTCGGTAGTTCAGAATGAATATGAGATGCGTGCCAGCGAGGAAGATCCCTGATCCCTGATCCCTGTCGCTTTACCCCCGCGGAGAACGGTtgttatcttatcagcaaCTCGACTCTCTCTCACAAACCGCACGGCTGAAAAGTTTGGGCAAGGGTCTATTTTAggtgaaaaatattgaaatatGTCGATCAACATGTCGAAATATAGCGACTGACAGACCATCCAACACCACTAGTTTCTTTAGTTGAGGAGTTTTTCTAACTAATTCGTTCAGAAATTATCAGAAACTAGCATCTGTACGGACACTTCGAACTTAATAAAGTCGTATAGTGTTCTGATAGTGTTTCAAAAGGTCCAAATCACAGTACTAAACGACAGTCGACTGTATATTATACTGTTACAAAAATACTGTCCACCATGAGCATAAGACGAGCATTTAGCAAGTCAATTCGAGCTTACTCGACCGAAGCTGCGACTGCTGGTTCAACTAGCACTAGCTCATCGGCGGCTAGCACTTCAACTGAGGCAGTATCAAGCTTGAAAATCCGAAATCCAAGAATGCGAAGAGCTGTTCTTCAGGGAGACTGGATTGATGGACCCCCATCATTGAGAACCAAACATGCCCGTTTAGCATACAACAGTCCAATCGGCTTGAAAGAAGTTTTCCCATTAGCGTACGATATTATTCTTAAGGAAAAAGCCCGACACTATGCTAAAGCAGAAGAGATCAAACAAGAATTAGAATCGAGTGACGCTAGCAAGATTGACGCTGAAACTCGTGCTTCACTGGTGGCTAAATACAACAAACATTTGGTCCGAGCTGAATTAAACGACCCAGAAGTCCAATACAACTATCGCATTAAACAATTAGATCTGACTCAACCGGTCTATCGACATTTGGCGGAGCGGGACTGGAAGTCTTATGATATGCTCATCACCTTACAAAGATTGGAGCAATTGCATGTTATTCCCGACACACTGCCAACAATTGACCCACGAGCAGATGTCAAGCTACAATTTCCCACTGTGATCAATAAATGGGTTACTCCTGGCGAAGTTTTGCGAAATGCTGTGTGCACCAGAACACCCATTGTCAAGATCCAAGAGTTCCAACAGATCCCAGACAACAGTCTATATACAGTCTTGATTGTCGACCCAGATACTCCCGATATCGCTAATGACGGATACACGACCACCTTGCATTGGGCCGTGACCAACATCCCTCTTTCCAATACCTCTCCAGTGGTAGACCTGGCCAAATCCGACGAGCTAATACCCTTCCTGCCTCCTCACCCCGACAAGAACGGTCCTACTCACAGATACTGTTTGTGGGCATTCAGACAGGCTGACCCCAGCACCAGTGTCAATGCCACTTCTACTCCTCTTGGCTCACCCACCGTCGCAACTCGTCGCATCGAGATCGCTGCCAACGACGTGTCTCTTGCCAGAGAAAACTTCGGCATCCGTGCCTTTGTCTCGGCACACAACCTCGACCCCGTCGGCGCTCATGTCTGGCGATGCACCTACGACCAGTCCACCGAATCTGTTCGCGAGAAGTTCGGTCTTGGCCCCGGCATCGTCTTCGACAAGGTCCGCCGCTAGCGGACCCTCTTCTCCTGTATATACATGTAAATATAATCATTTTGTGCTCTACTGGGGgcaatgcctccggcggctggggctccgccccagaccccgtggctcatctcgcttcgctcgatTCGGGGCATAGACCGTCGAGGTCGCGAACCTCACGGAAAACGCCGCTGGCATCCCGActcccgactcgagcgaagcgagaggagccaccgggtctggggcagagccccagccgccggaggcacgacccccACCAGAACATTCAGCGAGATAAATACGAGTAAATTGACAGTCAAAATGTACAAACTTCTAGAAACAAAACGTTAACCAGGGCACTTTTTAGATGGGTCGGCTATGCGAGCATGTGATTGGGGTGGTGTAGATGGTGGGAGGGGACATGGAACCGGGGACTTTACTCTTTGAGAGCGTGGTCAATGAACTTCTCAATGTCGAAGTTGGGGTCATTGATGTCGGAAACAACGTCTGACGAGGGCTTCTTGTGAAGCTCGGCGTACTTGGCCTTGGCCTCGGCAATCCACTTCTCCTTACGAGCGTATTGCTCGGCAACGTGCTTCTGGACAGCCTCAGTCTGGAGAGACCGGTTGTGCACGAATCCGTAGGCAATGCCGGCACCGAAAACGGACCATCTGAGGACCTTCTCTTTGTTAGTTCCaattcatcttcaaataATCTCCTATTCACAGGCCATTACTCTCGCAGCCGGAGTCTTTTTATCTGACCAGAAAGTTTTGCTGGACAATGACACCTGATGGATTAGCCGGCCAGCTTGGCTCGTAATTTCGTGAACTTTGGACGAGATTTTCTCACAAAGCCCGTCATTTCAAACATGTCATTCAGCCAGTACTTACATTAAGAGCGGGAGAAACCATTGTGGATGTGTGGAATGAGAGTTGTGTGGAAAGTGACTTAAGCACTGCTGAACACtttagctgctgctactactaaATTTCAGTATCTTGAAAAATGTCAACCGGGGTTAGGTCATCGGTTCTTCCCAGATGGTCCATCACCAGCCAATCAGGAAAagtcgtttcttcaaccTCGAAAAAGCACCGGCACGTGATGTGCGGCTGCTCAAGGGGTGGGGATgtgatgcctccggcggctggggctctgccccagaccccatggctcctctcgctgcgctcgagtcgttacgtcgggATGTCGGAGGTGTTGAGGAGCTGTTGGTGATATTAGGTGCTGGACTAGTTATAAATTGAGTGAGCTGTGATTGGCTTAGAAAGTGCGTAGTAAGAGTTCTAGAGATCTGAATCATTTCCTGATTTATTGTTATTTAGTGGAAATGAAATTCATACTAGCTCTATTTTCCTGGTATTTTTTGATGTCGTTTAAATTAGTATATTGCAATTGGCTCTAAATGAACTTCAAGATATGGATTAGACATTCTGCTGTATTGACTGTGGCTCATCTGCCAAACAGTTCATATAACTATACTGAAATTGTTCAATTTCTCGTAGTCAATAGAAAGCTGATAACATCAATAATTTGTACTCCTTTAACCTGAATAGCGCCATAGTACTCATTTATTTACCTCTGCAGCTGGGGAGTCTCAATGGCTTATTGGGACCACTCATGACAGATGTGCGATTTCTTAGAAAAGAGTTCTATAATTTTTATAAAACTCTTTTTGTTAAATTATGATCAAcgtatatttatattataaaaACTGCTTTATTTTACTGCTAGTATTATTTCTTTTACTATCAGTATAAATTATCTGAAAACACAGCTTGACAGGATCGTTTCAGTAGCTGTACGGCGTTGCATCATTACATTACAGGATCCTGTCGGATCACCACTTATCATCACCTCTGAACTGTATATCAAGTCCCAAAATTTAACAGTAAACTGAACAATCTGTTACAAATATTCGCATAAATGAGTTCCTTACTGCCTTTGAAATTAGTTGCATTGCTGATTTTATCATTGGCTGCTGTGATGGCATCAGAGAATACTCTGTCTATTCCGCTATATCTG
This window harbors:
- the MRPL35 gene encoding mitochondrial 54S ribosomal protein YmL35 (Mitochondrial ribosomal protein of the large subunit; GO_component: GO:0005762 - mitochondrial large ribosomal subunit [Evidence IPI] [PMID 12392552]; GO_component: GO:0005762 - mitochondrial large ribosomal subunit [Evidence IDA] [PMID 9151978]; GO_component: GO:0005739 - mitochondrion [Evidence IEA,IEA]; GO_component: GO:0005739 - mitochondrion [Evidence IDA] [PMID 16823961]; GO_component: GO:0030529 - ribonucleoprotein complex [Evidence IEA]; GO_component: GO:0005840 - ribosome [Evidence IEA]; GO_function: GO:0003735 - structural constituent of ribosome [Evidence IPI] [PMID 12392552]; GO_function: GO:0003735 - structural constituent of ribosome [Evidence IDA] [PMID 9151978]; GO_process: GO:0032543 - mitochondrial translation [Evidence IC] [PMID 12392552]; GO_process: GO:0032543 - mitochondrial translation [Evidence IC] [PMID 9151978]) yields the protein MSIRRAFSKSIRAYSTEAATAGSTSTSSSAASTSTEAVSSLKIRNPRMRRAVLQGDWIDGPPSLRTKHARLAYNSPIGLKEVFPLAYDIILKEKARHYAKAEEIKQELESSDASKIDAETRASLVAKYNKHLVRAELNDPEVQYNYRIKQLDLTQPVYRHLAERDWKSYDMLITLQRLEQLHVIPDTLPTIDPRADVKLQFPTVINKWVTPGEVLRNAVCTRTPIVKIQEFQQIPDNSLYTVLIVDPDTPDIANDGYTTTLHWAVTNIPLSNTSPVVDLAKSDELIPFLPPHPDKNGPTHRYCLWAFRQADPSTSVNATSTPLGSPTVATRRIEIAANDVSLARENFGIRAFVSAHNLDPVGAHVWRCTYDQSTESVREKFGLGPGIVFDKVRR